The following DNA comes from Phytohabitans rumicis.
CGGTCCAGCATCGTGTCCAGGGCTTGCTGTCCCACTGGGCTGATCGGCCGTTCCTGGTTCTCCCAGAGGGCCACGACGCGGTGGGTCATCCCCAACCGTTCGGCGAACTCCCGTTTGCTCATCCGGTACGCCAACCGCAGCGAGGCCACCTCCCGCCCGGTCCACGCCGCCACGACCGGCACCGCCGCAGCCTCCACCGTGCCCGGCAGGCTGGTCTTCGTCCCTGCCGCCACGGCTACCGCGCCCGTCGCTCAGCCAGCGAATACACACGCGCCCCGCCGTGCACTACCGGCACCTCGACCACAGCCGGGACCAGGGTGGCCGGGTCGGTGCCGGAGGAGTCGATCAACACCCGCACCGGCCCCGCGACCACCACCGTGACCGCCGCACCCGCACTCACCTTCACCTGCACCACCGACGCGGCCGGCACCTGCGGAAGCGTGGACGCGTCGGTCTCGGCGAGGGCAGCGCCCGCGGTCTGCGCCGGCACCTCCGGCACCCACGGCGAATCGTCCATGTCTTTACGAGAGATGTAGAGCCCCAGATCAGCGTCCCGTTCCACGCCCAGAACGGCGCGCAGTCCCGCCCGGTAATGCTCGTACGGCCACCGCATCAGCCCACGTTCGAGCTTGCCTATGTAGCTGCCATCGAGCGCGACCCTGCGCCCGGTCGTCGCGTAAATGTGGGCGTTGACCGCCTCCGCCAGCTCCTGCCGCGACATCGGCCGACCCGACCCCGCCGGGCCAGGCCGGGCCAGCCGGGCGTTCCGCACCAAAGGGTTCGGTCCCGTGTAGGCCAAGATAATCGTCCGTTCTGGTAGGTGGTCGGCCCGGCGGGCACAGGAAAGGCGAGCGGTACGCGCACTCCGCAGCGATGCGCGGACCCCTGCTAGCCGCGCCTTCGCGGAGCCGGTGGCCATGCCGGGCGCAGCCCGGACAACGGAAAGAAGATCCACACTCGATCGGGCGACGGACGGCCACGCCCTGATCAGCAATGACCGCCCGTGCCAGCCCAGGGAACCTGTACCTCCGTCGTGCGTCGAGCTTGCGTCCGCCCCGTCCACGTGTGCACGATCGAGCGTGCGTCGTACCGCAGCAATGACGATGGCAGCGCGGCCCGCCGGGTCGGCGTTCAGCGCGAGTGTCGTCAGCAGCATGGATGTAACGTTGCGGGCACGTCGGGTGACTTTGAAGTAGTCGGGCGTTAGCGACTTGTTAGCCAGCGACCGGCATTGTTGCGAAGGATCATGGGTGAGCGGCGAAACTGTCGGACAGGCGCTCCGACGATGGCGGAGGGCTCGTGGCTACTCGCTGCGAAAACTCGGCACGCTCACCAGCTACAGCTACGCCTACATCTGCGAGATCGAAACCGGTCGCAAGCCGCCGTTGCCTGAGGTCATCGCGGCATGTGACCGTTGCCTTGGGGCTGGTGGCCAGCTCATCGCGATCGCAGCCCGAAGCCAGACGGCAGGGCCGCAGGCGAGCGACGACGAACCCGGGCTGGAGTTCTCGATGGACTGGATGGAGGGCATAGAAACCTTGACCACCCTGTGGCGGCGCGACGCTGGACGGCGCCAGTTCCTGCGTAACGCCGCCTACGTCTCAACCGCATTCGCAGTCCCGGTTCAGCGCTGGCTCGACCTGTTCAACGAGCAGAACGCAGTTGCCGCCTCCGCGAGCGAGCCGCCGACTACACAGACGGTCCGCGAGATGACGAAGACGTTCCGTCGCCTAGACAACCTCTACGGAGCGGGTCAAATCAGGTCAGCCGTTGTGCAGTACCTAGACGCCGAGGTGGCCCCCGTCCTTCGTGGCAGCACGCCCGAGGCGCTAGGACGAGGTTTCCTCAGCTCCGTGGCCGAACTCACCCAGTTGGCCGGCTGGCTTGCGTACGACTGCCTAGATCACTCGCTCGGGCAGCGATACTTCATCCAGGCGCTGCGCCTGGCCATGGGCGCGCATGACCGTGCACTTGGTGCGGAGATTCTTGCCGGTATGAGCCACCAAGCGATCTTCCTCGGACAACCCCAGCCCGCAGTTGAACTCGCCCATGCCGCCCACCGGACCGCCATCCGCGCCCGCGTGCCCGCTCTGGTCGCCGAAGCGTCCGCAATGAAAGCGCACGCCTACGCCCTGCTCCACAAGGAAAAGGAGTGCACCGACGCGATCACGGAAGCCGAAACCTTCCTTGGCAAGGCTGATCGCACCGAGGGTCCACACTGGATCAGCTACCTCGATGAGGCATACCTTGCCGCGATTTCCGGGCACTGCTTCCGCGCGTTGGGCAAGCAGTCACAAGCAGAGCGATTCGCCCGAAGATCGCTGGACATGAGCCCTGGCTTCGTTCGGGGCAAGCTGTTCAACCAAGTACTCCTCGCGGGTGCCCACGTCCTCAAGGAGGACATCGACCAGGCGTGCGCGGTTGGGCACGAGGCGCTAGACCTGACAGGCGAGGTTTCATCGGCCCGCGCCATCACCTACATCGACGGACTACGCCAAGAACTCCGCCCGTGGCGCACCAACCGACGGGTAAAGGAATTCGAGGACCGCGCCAAGATCGTCATTGCTCAATGGTGAACACCAGGCGAACCGGCCGCCGAACGTTGTGCGAGCGCGGCCAGTAGGCCAATTACCGACGCCGCGCCCACGATCTCTCCGCGCCTGATCCGATCATGGACCGTGTCCAGGCTGATCCACTCTACGCGTTGGGCTTCGTTGATGTCTGCCGGTGTACCGGTGTACTCGGCCCCGTAGCCGATGAACAACAAGTTCTCCGCGTCGGCAGTGCCGACCATCGGTTGAAACGCGATCAGCGGTTCCAGCTTCGTCGGCCGCCAACCCGTCTCCTCCTCGACCTCGCGCGCTGCGGTAACGGCCGCGTCCTCGGTCTCGTCCACATATCCGCCGGGCAGTTCCCACACCCACCGATCGATGACGAAGCGGTGCCGCCACATCATCAGGACCCGGTCTGAATCGTCGAGCACAACCGCCATTGCCGCTCGCGGGACGCGTAGCACGTACTGCTCGAACGTCACACCATCCGGCAACTCGACGTGCGCGATGCTGAGGCGAGCGCGGCGCGTGTCGTCCACCACCCGCTCTTCGTGGATACGCCACTGCGTGGGCTCGGTGATGTCCTCGCTCGTCACATGCGAAGCCTACCGGCGGCGCTGCCGGCCCCCAGCTCGGTGGGCCAAATGGGGTAAGGCGCGGAAGCAGCGCCCTCGGCGTCGGATGCGTCCGCCTCCTCCTAGCCCCGTTTCATGCCGCCATGTCCGGCAGCAGCCCCACCTCGTCGCGGCCGGGCGTCGCGACGATCGCCGTCACGTCTCGCTCCGCCTTGAGGATCTTCAACAACAGCGAAGCACGTTCGTTGGACACGCCGTGCCCGTCCTCGCGCATCGTGTTGGCGAGGTTATCCCGCGACAGTGACCGGCCCTTGGCGGCGAGGGTCTCGCGGGCCGCCCGCGCCGCCGGGATCATGTTGGCCACGGTGCGGACGTCCACCGGCGTTGCCCGGCGGCCCGGGTCACCGGCGCCGCCGGGGGCGGGCTGGATCACGCCGCTGTTGCTGCCCGTAATGGGCGCGGCGGGCCGATTGGCCGGGCCGGTCGCGGACGGCGCGGGGGTGTTCGTCCGCCCGGCGGGGACGGTCCCGGACCGTGCGGGCTCGTCCCGTCCCGTCTGGCGGACGGTCCCGGGGACGTCCGGGACGGGTGCGGACGTCCGCTGATCGTCCCGGACGGTCGTCCGCTGATCAACTCTCGCGTGGTCGATCATGGCGAACAGGAGCTTGATCGACACCAGCATGGAGACCGCCGGCCACCCGGCGAGCGCCTTGCCGATCGGGTCCGCGCCGCCGACCGCAACGTTCGCGGCGAGGCTCGCGGCGGTGCCGACAACGAGCGCGACCCACGGAATCGGGCCGGTGGGGCGCCCAGCGCGACGCTGCGCCACCAAGTAGAGGCTCGCGACGATTTCGAGCCCGTCCACACTGATCGGGAACGCCAACGACTTCCAGCCAAGCTGATCATGATGGAGGGCGAGCTCGCGCATGTGCGAGAAGCTGATCGCGCCCGCGACGATGGCGAGCCCGCCGACGAACAACGCGGTGAGGATCAACAGGGTCTTGTCGGTCCGAGACTTGGTCATGGGGTCACCTCCGAGGCGGTAGTGGCCGACGCGAGCAGCGTCGAGAGGGCATCCAGCACCCGCCGGGCGTTGTCGGCGGGCATGGACAGGTGCATGTCGCCCACCTGCACCCGCAGGTAGGGCTCACCCGGCCACGGGGCGCACGCCTCGGTCAGCCATGCGGTCCCATCCCGGACGGGCAGCCACTGGCCTGTGGCCAGGTTCAGCGGGACCGGGGCGGACCGGTGCTCGCCCCCGAGATCGGGCCGGTAGCCGTTTGCTTCGC
Coding sequences within:
- a CDS encoding helix-turn-helix domain-containing protein produces the protein MAAGTKTSLPGTVEAAAVPVVAAWTGREVASLRLAYRMSKREFAERLGMTHRVVALWENQERPISPVGQQALDTMLDRADRQTVARFLLATGQAGCPCRIGHHRLPGEHT
- a CDS encoding helix-turn-helix domain-containing protein, whose translation is MSGETVGQALRRWRRARGYSLRKLGTLTSYSYAYICEIETGRKPPLPEVIAACDRCLGAGGQLIAIAARSQTAGPQASDDEPGLEFSMDWMEGIETLTTLWRRDAGRRQFLRNAAYVSTAFAVPVQRWLDLFNEQNAVAASASEPPTTQTVREMTKTFRRLDNLYGAGQIRSAVVQYLDAEVAPVLRGSTPEALGRGFLSSVAELTQLAGWLAYDCLDHSLGQRYFIQALRLAMGAHDRALGAEILAGMSHQAIFLGQPQPAVELAHAAHRTAIRARVPALVAEASAMKAHAYALLHKEKECTDAITEAETFLGKADRTEGPHWISYLDEAYLAAISGHCFRALGKQSQAERFARRSLDMSPGFVRGKLFNQVLLAGAHVLKEDIDQACAVGHEALDLTGEVSSARAITYIDGLRQELRPWRTNRRVKEFEDRAKIVIAQW
- a CDS encoding NUDIX hydrolase, which gives rise to MTSEDITEPTQWRIHEERVVDDTRRARLSIAHVELPDGVTFEQYVLRVPRAAMAVVLDDSDRVLMMWRHRFVIDRWVWELPGGYVDETEDAAVTAAREVEEETGWRPTKLEPLIAFQPMVGTADAENLLFIGYGAEYTGTPADINEAQRVEWISLDTVHDRIRRGEIVGAASVIGLLAALAQRSAAGSPGVHH
- a CDS encoding DUF2637 domain-containing protein, translating into MTKSRTDKTLLILTALFVGGLAIVAGAISFSHMRELALHHDQLGWKSLAFPISVDGLEIVASLYLVAQRRAGRPTGPIPWVALVVGTAASLAANVAVGGADPIGKALAGWPAVSMLVSIKLLFAMIDHARVDQRTTVRDDQRTSAPVPDVPGTVRQTGRDEPARSGTVPAGRTNTPAPSATGPANRPAAPITGSNSGVIQPAPGGAGDPGRRATPVDVRTVANMIPAARAARETLAAKGRSLSRDNLANTMREDGHGVSNERASLLLKILKAERDVTAIVATPGRDEVGLLPDMAA